Proteins found in one Quercus robur chromosome 2, dhQueRobu3.1, whole genome shotgun sequence genomic segment:
- the LOC126715863 gene encoding cocosin 1-like — MEFDLTPKIAQKVFEGEGGAYYSWSSSEFPILGEDKVGAGKLVLQPRGFALPHYADSSKVGYVLGGGDGIVGMVFPKTSKEVILKLKKGDVIPVVMGAVSWWFNDGDSELVIVFLGETSKSYIPGEFTYFFLSGALGIMGGFSPEFLNRAYKMNKDEANKLAKSQTGVLIIKLQGGKTMPKPNENYTNKLLYNIEAALPDIRVKNGGQVTTLTEAKFPFLDQVELSTKLVRLDANAMFSPTYTTDSSVQLIYVVKGIGQIQIVGINGKQVLDTEVKPGHLLVVPRFFVVAKLAGGDGLECFSITTSKKPAFENLASKASVWQALSPMVIEASLNVSTELEEIFKSKIGKNTILIPFNN, encoded by the exons ATGGAGTTTGACTTGACACCCAAGATTGCACAAAAGGTTTTCGAGGGAGAAGGTGGAGCATACTATAGTTGGTCAAGTTCTGAATTTCCGATACTTGGTGAGGACAAGGTTGGTGCTGGTAAGCTTGTTCTGCAGCCTCGCGGCTTTGCTCTTCCCCACTATGCAGATTCTTCCAAAGTCGGTTATGTTCTTGGAG GTGGTGATGGAATTGTTGGAATGGTATTCCCTAAAACATCAAAGGAGGTGATATTGAAACTCAAGAAAGGAGATGTCATACCTGTGGTAATGGGAGCAGTCTCATGGTGGTTCAATGATGGAGATTCTGAATTGGTTATAGTATTCTTAGGTGAAACTTCAAAGTCATATATTCCTGGCGAATTCACCTACTTCTTTTTAAGTGGGGCTCTAGGTATCATGGGAGGTTTCTCTCCAGAGTTCCTTAATAGAGcttataaaatgaataaagatGAAGCAAATAAGCTCGCAAAAAGCCAAACTGGGGTTCTGATAATTAAGCTACAAGGAGGAAAAACTATGCCTAAACCAAACGAAAACTATACTAATAAATTGCTCTATAACATTGAAGCTGCATTGCCTGATATTCGTGTCAAGAATGGTGGACAAGTCACTACATTGACAGAAGCCAAGTTTCCTTTTCTTGATCAAGTTGAGCTGAGCACCAAACTCGTTAGACTTGATGCTAATGCAATGTTTTCACCAACGTATACTACTGATTCTTCAGTTCAATTGATTTATGTTGTGAAAGGGATTGGTCAGATTCAAATTGTGGGCATTAATGGTAAGCAAGTCTTGGACACTGAAGTGAAGCCTGGTCACTTGCTTGTTGTACCAAGATTTTTTGTGGTTGCCAAACTTGCAGGTGGAGATGGACTGGAATGTTTCTCTATAACAACATCTAAGAA GCCTGCCTTCGAGAATTTAGCTAGTAAGGCATCAGTATGGCAAGCATTATCTCCTATGGTGATTGAAGCCTCCCTGAATGTTTCTACAGAGTTGGAAGAAATTTTCAAgtcaaaaattggaaaaaacaCTATCCTTATCCCtttcaataattaa
- the LOC126715862 gene encoding cocosin 1-like: MEFDLTPKFAQKVFEGEGGAYYSWSSSEFPILGEGKVGAGKLVLQPRGFALPHYAGSSKIGYVLGGGDGIVGMVFPNTSEEVVLKLKKGDVIPVVMGTVSWWFNDGDSELVIVFLGETSKSYIPGEFTYFFLSGAQGIMGGFSQEFLSRAYKINKDEANKLAKSQTGVLLIKLQEGKSMPKPNENYTNKLVYNIEAALPDIRVKNGGQVTTLTEAKFPSLDQVELSTKLVKLDANAMFSPTYTTDSSVQLIYVVKGIGQIQIVGINGKQVLDIEVKPGHLLVVPKFFVVAKLAGGDGLECFSITTSKKPAFEDLASKASVWQALSPLVIEASLNVSTELGELFKSKIGKNTILIPFKN; encoded by the exons ATGGAGTTTGACTTGACACCCAAGTTTGCACAAAAGGTTTTCGAGGGAGAAGGTGGAGCATACTATAGTTGGTCAAGTTCTGAATTTCCGATACTTGGTGAGGGCAAGGTTGGTGCTGGTAAGCTTGTTCTGCAGCCTCGCGGCTTTGCTCTTCCCCACTATGCAGGTTCTTCCAAAATCGGTTATGTTCTTGGAG GTGGTGATGGAATTGTTGGAATGGTATTCCCTAACACATCAGAGGAGGTGGTATTGAAACTCAAGAAAGGAGATGTCATACCTGTAGTAATGGGAACAGTCTCATGGTGGTTCAATGATGGAGATTCTGAATTGGTTATAGTATTCTTAGGTGAAACTTCAAAGTCATATATTCCTGGCGAATTCACCTACTTCTTTTTAAGTGGGGCTCAAGGTATCATGGGAGGTTTCTCACAAGAGTTCCTTAGTAgagcttataaaataaataaagatgaaGCAAATAAGCTCGCAAAAAGCCAAACTGGGGTTCTGTTAATTAAGCTACAAGAAGGAAAATCTATGCCTAAACCAAACGAAAACTATACTAACAAATTGGTCTATAACATTGAAGCTGCATTGCCTGATATTCGTGTCAAGAATGGTGGACAAGTCACTACATTGACAGAAGCCAAGTTTCCTTCTCTTGATCAAGTTGAGCTGAGCACCAAACTCGTTAAACTTGATGCTAATGCAATGTTTTCACCAACGTATACTACTGATTCTTCAGTTCAATTGATTTATGTTGTGAAAGGGATTGGTCAGATTCAAATTGTGGGCATTAATGGTAAGCAAGTCTTGGACATTGAAGTGAAGCCTGGTCACTTGCTTGTCGTGCCAAAATTTTTTGTGGTTGCCAAACTTGCAGGTGGAGATGGACTGGAATGTTTCTCTATAACAACATCTAAGAA GCCTGCCTTCGAGGATTTAGCTAGTAAGGCATCAGTATGGCAAGCATTATCTCCTTTGGTGATTGAAGCCTCCCTCAATGTTTCTACAGAGTTGGGAGAACTTTTCAAgtcaaaaattggaaaaaacaCTATCCTTATCCCTTTCAAGAATTAA